TATCGTAAGAACGCTCGCCCCGTGCTGTTTGTTCTACAACAATCGGCACCAGAGAATTCAACGGAGATGAAGTTTGATCATTGAACAAATTGGTCATAGTCAGAATACCTAAAAAAATGGCCCGAATTCTTTCGCTTTCGGGCCATTATACGCATTAGATTGTGTGTTCAGTCAATTTCTGATTACGCAGCAGCGCCAGGTTTGTTGATCACTTCATCAAATGAGGTCGCTTTTTCAGTTACCTGTGCTTTGCTCAGCAGGAACTCGATAGCTTGATCTTCAACAGCCAGATCACGCATGTTGTTCAGCAGACGTTCATTTTGGAAGTAGTAATCAACAACTTCTGATGGATCTTCGTAAGCAGTAGCCAGTGATTCGATCAGTGTTTTAACACGTGCGTCATCAGCTTTGATGTCTTGTTCGCGGATCACTTCGCCTAACAGCAGACCTACACGAACACGGCGTTCAGCTTGTTCCTGGAACAATTCGTCTGGCAGTTGTGGTACGTTTTTGCTGTTTGCCGCGCCGAAACGTTGCATAGCTTGTTGACGCAGCGCTTCGATTTCGCGAGTTACGGCAGCTTTTGGTACGTCGATTTGGTTCTGTTCCAGCAGACCAGACAGGATCTGTTCTTTAACCTGGTTTTTCAGCGCCTGATTCAGTTCGCGTTCCATGTTTTTACGGATTTCAGCTTTCAGGCTTTCGATAGAACCATCTTCAACGCCGAAACGTTTGATGAATTCTGCATCCAGTTCTGGCAGTTCTTGCTTCTCAACTTTGTTCAGTTTGATAGCAAATTTAGCTGCTTTACCTTTCAGGTGTTCAGCTTGGTAATCTTCTGGGAAAGTCACTTCGATATCGAAAGACTCACCTGCTTTTTTACCAATGATACCGTCTTCAAAGCCAGGGATCATACGGCCAGCGCCCAGTACCAGTGCGAAACCTTCAGCTTTACCGCCGTCGAATTCTTCACCATCAACTGAACCTACGAAATCCATGTTCACACGCAGTTCGTTGGCAGCCGCTTCATCAGCGTCAACCCATGCCGCGTGCTGCTTACGCAGCGTGGTCAGCATTTTGTCCAGATCAGCATCGCTAACAGTAGCAACTTGTTTTTCTACTTTAACGGCGTCCAGATTTTGTACTTTGAATTCTGGGTAGACTTCAAAAGAAACAGTGAAAGTGAAATCAGAACCCGGAGTCAGTTGGTTTGGTTCCAGAGTCGGAGCGCCAACTGGATTCAGTTTTTCAGCTACCAGCGCTTCAACAAAGTGACGTTGCATAACTGCATCAGCCACATCAGCAACAATCGCTTCACCGTACATTTTCTGGATCAGTGCTTTTGGCGCTTTACCAGGACGGAAACCATCAATACGACGGGTTTTAGCAACCTGATTCAGACGGCTGTTATATTCTTTTTCGATTTTATCAGCTGGTACGGTGATGGTAAGACGGCGTTCCAGACCTTGGGTCGTCTCTACAGAAACTTGCATTGCATTACCTCGTAAAACTCAGCACCTGGTGCTGTTGCTATTGTTGGTGGTCGGTTGACCGCCACTAAAAATGATACGCAAATTGCGACGGTTACAAAATGACGCGCCATTATAGCGGTGGAGATTCAGCGAGTCGAGGGAGGTATGCGCTAGCTGACGTTTTTTCTGACCAAGGCCAAATTAATCAATCAGGAATGTCAGATTGACTCATTCTTCGGAGAATAACTGCTGATTTATGCAGCAAATGCGCTGATCGTCTGTGTGTTTGGTAATAACGCGGGTTGGTTACCATCGCAGCTAAATAAGCGGATTGGGATGGACTAAGCTGTTTTGCGGAGATCCCATAATAATTGCGGGCAGCCGCTTCAGCGCCATAAATCCCCTCGCCCCATTCGATCACATTCAGATAAATCTCATAGATCCGCTGTTTATCCAGAATAGTTTCCAACATGACGGTAATAAGGGCTTCATCCAGCTTACGCCATGGTGTTTTATTCGCGCTGAGGAATAGATTTTTGGCCAATTGCTGACTAATTGTAGAGCCACCTGCAACAATTTTTCCTTTCGCCAGATTCTTTTCCCACGCATTTTCAATCCCATCCCAATCAAAACCATCATGATCGAGAAACTTGGCATCTTCCGCTGCGATTAAGGCACGTTTTAATGATTTAGAGACGGAGGTATAGGGTATCCACGTCTGCTGTTTTTTTATGGCTGAATTTTCCAACTGCAACATGGCTAATTGTTCATCCATAAATGAAGTGGATGATGGGTCATACCAGATATAACTGACAATACGTAAAAATATAGAGAGGTGCCAAGCGCAAAACCAGAGCAGCCATAAGACCAGTAACTTTTTCAGCCACATGGTCCAAGTCATATTATTAAAGCTCAGGAAATTACGACAAGCAGCCAGCATAAACAGAATTCAGGTGATCCTAAAACGCACAGTTTAACCAAATCGGAAATGCCTGACGAGTCTGCAGTGCACTACATAGCCAATGAAACGTGTGAACGTAATTCGGATGCTGATTTTTTTGCCGAGAGATCAGCTAAAAAATCGCGAATGCTGGAATAACAAGTGATGGTTCGATCAATATGCAAAATAGAAAGCAAATCGCGAGGTTGACCCTGTTTGCAGATCAAACGCATTCGTCGGTCATTATTTTGCAGTTGTTTGTAGAGGTAAATTAAAGAGCCAATGCCAGCAGCATCAATAAAACCCACCGCACTGATATCAACCAATACATCTGTGTGTTTTTGAATTAATGCATCAATGATTGGCCGGATTTCTTCAACCATATTATTATTGAGTTCGCCATCAACTGTCAGCACGAGTGTGTGATTCATTGTGTAAGTAATGACTGGCATATTTGCTCCGAAATAGTTTCAGCCGATCACATCTGGCGAAGTTGGTCTTAGCTGCAATAACTAATTCACATTTGATGCCAATTTTTTTACAAACAAATAAAACACTTCAACCTATTGATATTAAATGATTTTATTTATTACATACGGAGATATTGCACTGATTAGATGCATATGACTGCAAAATGCAAAATACTTTTCCTATTTTTTCGCATTTTGCAGTCTCTGCTTAATGATTTTATTGAGAAATCGGCGCGTTATGCCAATGTTGTGGACTGGACTCTTGCCAGATCACTTCCATACCTTGCTTTTGAATCACTGATGCCACCTGAACGGGGCTGCGCTCATCACTTACCGCAAATTGTTCCAGTTCGGGATGATCTTCGGCGTAGCCGCCCGGCTGAGTTTTCGAACCTGCGCTCATGGTGGTGATACCGACTTGCATCAGGAAATCCCTGAACTCCGGCCCTTCGCGGGTGGAAAGCGATAATTCCACTTCCGGATCGAATAACCGATAAGCGCAGATCAGTTGTAATAACTGACGATCACTCATTGGGTTTGCCGGTTGGAAACCGCCGGTGCATGGGCGCAAGCGCGGGAATGAGATGGAATAACGGCTCTGCCAATGGGTTTTACGCAGGTATTGCAGATGACGCGCCACCATTAAGCTGTCAGTACGCCAATCCCCTAACCCCAGTAATGCGCCTAGGCCGATTTTATCCACCCCTGCTTCCCCCAGACGGTCTGGGGTTTCCAGACGCCAGCGGAAATCTTTCTTCTTGCCGCGCAGATGATGCTCGTCATAGGTCGGCTCATGATAGGTTTCCTGATAGACCATCACGCCATCAAGCCCCATACTCACCAGTTCTCGGTAATCATCAGTGGAGAGCGGCTGTACTTCCATCATCAGATAAGAAACATACGGTTTGATGACCGGGAAAACCTGCCGGAAATAATCCATGCCGGATTTGCGTTCATGTTCACCCGTCACTAGTAACAGCGACTTAAAGCCCATCTGACGAATGACCTGACATTCGCGATCAATCTCTTCCAACGACAGCACTTTGCGTTTGATTTTGTTGCTCATCGAAAAACCGCAATAGGTACAGTCATTGGCGCAAAGGTTAGCCAGATAAAGCGGCAGATACATATTGATGGTGTTACCGAAACGCTGGCGGGTCAGTTTTTGCGACAATTCGGTCATGGGCAGGAGATATTTTTCGGCAGCGGGCGAGATTAATGCAGCAAAATCGGCAAGTTCTCGTTTGCCGGTACGCGCTAATCGGGCCAAAGCGCGTTCCACATCGGCGTCAGTTTGTGCAAGCACCCACGCTTGCTGCTCGCCCCAATCGAGTTTGG
This window of the uncultured Tolumonas sp. genome carries:
- the mtgA gene encoding monofunctional biosynthetic peptidoglycan transglycosylase translates to MTWTMWLKKLLVLWLLWFCAWHLSIFLRIVSYIWYDPSSTSFMDEQLAMLQLENSAIKKQQTWIPYTSVSKSLKRALIAAEDAKFLDHDGFDWDGIENAWEKNLAKGKIVAGGSTISQQLAKNLFLSANKTPWRKLDEALITVMLETILDKQRIYEIYLNVIEWGEGIYGAEAAARNYYGISAKQLSPSQSAYLAAMVTNPRYYQTHRRSAHLLHKSAVILRRMSQSDIPD
- the thiH gene encoding 2-iminoacetate synthase ThiH — protein: MSFYDEWAKLDWGEQQAWVLAQTDADVERALARLARTGKRELADFAALISPAAEKYLLPMTELSQKLTRQRFGNTINMYLPLYLANLCANDCTYCGFSMSNKIKRKVLSLEEIDRECQVIRQMGFKSLLLVTGEHERKSGMDYFRQVFPVIKPYVSYLMMEVQPLSTDDYRELVSMGLDGVMVYQETYHEPTYDEHHLRGKKKDFRWRLETPDRLGEAGVDKIGLGALLGLGDWRTDSLMVARHLQYLRKTHWQSRYSISFPRLRPCTGGFQPANPMSDRQLLQLICAYRLFDPEVELSLSTREGPEFRDFLMQVGITTMSAGSKTQPGGYAEDHPELEQFAVSDERSPVQVASVIQKQGMEVIWQESSPQHWHNAPISQ
- the tig gene encoding trigger factor, yielding MQVSVETTQGLERRLTITVPADKIEKEYNSRLNQVAKTRRIDGFRPGKAPKALIQKMYGEAIVADVADAVMQRHFVEALVAEKLNPVGAPTLEPNQLTPGSDFTFTVSFEVYPEFKVQNLDAVKVEKQVATVSDADLDKMLTTLRKQHAAWVDADEAAANELRVNMDFVGSVDGEEFDGGKAEGFALVLGAGRMIPGFEDGIIGKKAGESFDIEVTFPEDYQAEHLKGKAAKFAIKLNKVEKQELPELDAEFIKRFGVEDGSIESLKAEIRKNMERELNQALKNQVKEQILSGLLEQNQIDVPKAAVTREIEALRQQAMQRFGAANSKNVPQLPDELFQEQAERRVRVGLLLGEVIREQDIKADDARVKTLIESLATAYEDPSEVVDYYFQNERLLNNMRDLAVEDQAIEFLLSKAQVTEKATSFDEVINKPGAAA
- a CDS encoding STAS domain-containing protein — protein: MPVITYTMNHTLVLTVDGELNNNMVEEIRPIIDALIQKHTDVLVDISAVGFIDAAGIGSLIYLYKQLQNNDRRMRLICKQGQPRDLLSILHIDRTITCYSSIRDFLADLSAKKSASELRSHVSLAM